The genomic DNA AGGGGGAGCTGGACTACCCTATCGGGCTGGAGAATATGCGGTACCAGATGCACCTGTACAAGGCTGTGGATCCCGCTGATccagaaaaggaggagagtggtgaggaggagggtgatgatgatgaagagtgaaaaagggaaaaagtaaaaaagaaTATACTATTAATCACCCACTAATTGACTTCCCTGCCATTGTTGCTATGTTCGCCTGCTATCTATCTACTCTCATTACGGCTCATGTGACCCGCCCGCACTGCTATGCTTGAAAAGACACAATTCTCTCCctcaaaacaaacaagacaataaaagaaaagaaaaaaagaaaaaaagagaaaaatcAAGCCCAAACCAACTTCTTAACCCTGTGCCCCAAAGTCTCCAGCAACCCCGtgttcttcttcgcctccgCCACACTGATAATatcccccttctcaatcaaatgtccctccccctcccccttctcccccttcacctccctcggctGATTCAACAGCGCCAAcctctcaatctcggccgcgATAACAACCACCTGCTGAATCTCGGTAAGCCGCGCAatgtcctcatcctcctcctcctcccccccaatctTCACCTTCCCAGCACCACTCACAGCAGCAGACGTCTGGCTGTACAACGCCTTCAACGCAATCTTCCTCGTAGGCGTCGtcaccgcagcagcagcagcaacattCTTTCCCGAAAAGAAGCCCGCCACCCCCGACAGCGCCGCGCTCGCAAAGTCGTCATTTGTCGGTTTCGGGTGATCACTCATGCTCGACAACGACCTCGTGTTGACACGCGTGACGTCCGTCAACCCAGGCTTGTACTcaatcaccaaccccacgtTCCTCAGCTCGTCCACCTGCGCAGGCGAGATGGTGCTCGTGATATAAGTCCCGAATCTAATCTTTGTCACATGCGCCAGGTCAACCCTCTCAAAGCTAGAGACCTTGTCGAGGTTCCAGTCAAACCGGCAGAGATAGAGGGCCGAGTCGGTAAGTAGCAAGACTGCCTCCTCAAAGGTGGCACTGCGGATGGTGTCCGGCGTGCTAGGCGTGAGGAAGGCCCAACCACCAATAAATTCCTCTGCTTCGTCTTCAATAACCCGTTTCTGGCAGAGCTCAATGGCCTGCTGGCGCATGTTTTGCATCGATACCGCCGGGTCCTTGGTCATCATGTTTGCTTCAAACTCTTCAAACACAAGGGAGGTGACGTTCCCCAACAAAAAATCGATGCTGGCTTGGAGAAAAAAGTCGTTAAACATCCTGCCACACTGTTAGCAACCCAGCAACCCACAGTCGGGATCGGTGCAGAAACATACCCATTAAACAACCTCGTCAAGCTCAACCCAGCATCCGTCAACGCCCCCCTATaattcctcttcctcgtcctcgtaTAATCCCCCTTCATCGCCCCGGTCCCCGCATACTGCTTCCCGATCGCATCCCCATTATCCGCCCACAACCCATTAAACCAGCTATTCTCCTgatctttttgcttttccaTATCAataccctcctccctcagctGCAAATCCAGCATAAACTTCCCAAACGAGCTCTGACAAACATTCGTCCGATCCAAACAATCCATACAATTcgtcctcaacacccccttttGTCTTCGctccacaaccccatccaccacaacactactccccagctcctccagcctcCCGCCCAAAATCTCCAACAACACGCTCACATTCTCAAACTTCATCCCCCTGCACACCGAGTGAAAATCAAACCACTCGAACCCgatcttttcctttccctccttcaccaactccTCGTTCAACCTCTCCACGCCCCGTTCGTAAACCTCCCCAATCGGCGCCTCGACCCCATGTTTCTCCACCAaattcaccacctccaaccccccgtACCGCTCCCCCAACCGTCCGAAATGCTTCCTCAACGCCGCAAAGTTCGCCTCCTGACTATGCTGCAAGACCGGCGTCGGCTTCAACGAATACGGACTCTGAGTAAAAAACACCGGGAAACTCCCCCTGACTTGCGCAAAACTATACACCCTCCCCTtatcccccccatcagccTCATACAAAATCTGCTCCGTCTCGACCCCATTCGCCACCCATCCCTGCTCGTCAATCCCCCGACGCAAATACCTCAACCCCGCCCGTTTTATACTCCTTCTGCTTATCACCGTGATAACAAACTTCCCTCTCCtacccccttcttccccccaatccccccctcccctcccgttTCTCCTCCGAGGGCGACAGATCCCTCATCTCCactctccccccctttccccctcatccttctGAGCCGGGCTCTCGTCCACCGTaaactcccctcccccacaaacccctGCATCAGcggcaaaaccaccccctccacccccgcctccctgAACCGTCTCATGATGTGCCCATTCCAGAAAtattccccctccccctccccagccctctcaacccccatccgccaacctcctcgtaacatcaacatcatacCCAAAGAAGAACGTCCTGCTACTCCCAAACAGTATCTGTGCCGTCCTCAGCAACTTGGGCAACAACTCAATCGCAGCCTCGCTCCCATCCGCCCCATCCGGGATCTGAAACCTCGTCGGCACGTTCTTATTGCTCGCCCTATTCTGCTGGGCAGGAGGAGTGCCAGAGTCGGGCGTAAGGCCCATCTGCCTTTTGTTCTCCGCCGCCCACCCGGAGCGGGAAAACCACCTCTGCGCAAAACGACCATAACTCCCCCGTCTACTAATCACATCCTTCGCAATACTACTGCTGCTCGTATTCTCAGGAGGAGTGATGGCGTCGTCCTCCGTTGCTGACTCGACCGCGTCATCACGAGGCAGTTCAtcaatccccaacccccccgtTTCTTCGTCACCGCTGGTAGACTGGCTTGTGCTCCCCTCCTTCTGCAGCCTGTTCTTCAACGCCAGCGCCGTCTTCCCAATCGAATCCGCCGCTTCCTGCCGGGAGGTGAGGGGTGTCAAAGCGACTTCGGTGACGACGTAGATGGGGTGGCGACCAAACAAATTAGCGACCTGCTGCCTTCgggtgacggtgatgaggtAGGAGTAGTGAAACACTGTTATTATGCCTGTATGATCATCCCACCCACTGCGTCAACATCATGTACCGGAGAGATGGCGGGGGCGGGAAAGAgacaaaccaacaaccccataaGCCTCAAAACTCTCGCTCGTCGCTGGCGGTGCGTGATCCCTCCCGACGGTCGAAACAGAAACATTACTCCCATACTTGATCTTCACCAGCGGCAACGGCGGGGGCCGACTCCCGTCTTTGGAGGGGACAGGGTTCAAAGGGTGAAGAAGCAGGCCGTCGACCGCCGCGGCGACGAGGACCTTGCGGGCTAGGCCGGGCATTTCGTTGTTTCTGTGTTCCCTGCTGTAAATGATCCGAGGTCGGTATGTCTTATAtgtagaaaaaaaaagtttatgCAGAAGGGGTTCAGGCTAGAAAAAGGGGCAGGCAGCTTGGAATGCAGTGTAAGTGTAAGCTATGACGCAaaatgttgctgttgggtaCATGAGCTGATCGATGTAAGCTCTCATACCGTTGTCGTTGTTCCTAAAGGTTGAAAATGCTCGAACAAGTCACACGAATCAATAACTGACTGGTCCCGTGATCACTTGAGACTTGAACAAAAGAAGGCCAACAACCTTGAGGGGCACGGGGGGAGGGTCTCGAACTTGGGCTGGCAGGTgtgagagtgatgatgtcTTTTAAATGGGCATGGTGGGGCCCCACGCCAGCGCCAGTTGCGCAGCCAAAGAGCGTCACTGTGCAGAAGCAGCCCCCCCACGTCAGACGACCCAATGAATAACGAATTACACACACCccacacccaaccccaaccctagCTATATCTAAATCCAAAGTCAAATACCAGCTACCCGACCCAAACGTGAAACGGTAAAGACCGATGGATACACAacgcaaaaagaaaaggccctgatgacgatgaagtTTTGATTTTCTAGAAGGAAGGCTACTGCAGAAAACGTCTGCAAGTTGATGTAGCAACCCCAACGCTCACAAAAATGACGTTGGGGATATAGATAAAAGCAACATATCTCAGTTTGTTTTTCATCCATTTCtgtccatccatccaatAGTATAACCCATCCTCAgattttcccttttttttcttctttttttttttcctctctcgCTTTAGCCAACCGCAAAAATTGCTACTTTACATAGCAAGTCTCTCGACCTTGTCGCGGAGGGCACGGATCTTGGAGTTGAGGTCGGAAGCCTCGTTGGAGGTAAGGGAGACGGCGATCACGGCGCGGGAGACACCGCAGGCACGACCCTGTAGGAGTCATTAGTTATACTGCGTCTTCAGAACTTGACAGACAAAAACATACCAGAGCAATCTTGCTGGGCACGTAAACGTAGGGCACGTTCTTCTCCTCAGAGATCAAGGGAATGTGGAGGACAATGCTGAGGGGAGCAGTGTCGGCGGCAAGGATGACAAGCTCGCTGGTGCCGCGGTTGATGGACTTGGTGGCCTCGTTGGCGCCCTTCTTGAGCTGCCTGTAGTGGCTGGCCTGCTGGACGCAGTCGAGAAGCTCCTGGACGAGAGCAGGGTCCTCGGCCTTGGGCCAGGCGGCAGAGTCGTTTTGACCAGACATTGTCGGTGTGGAAATGGATAGCGATAGTGTGTGCTTTTGTTTCCGATCGTCTCCAGGGTTCACTGCAGGTTTGCTCGCCCTGGGGGTGCTAGGGGATGTTGCTGGGGATTGCGACGTGAACGATgcagaagaaagagaagatctcaaaaataaaaaaatgcGCCTGCGAAAAAATTCATCCATGTGTTTGCGcctgcccaccaccacccagccgAGAGTTTGGGCGGTGTGGGGTTTCTGCCGGGCAGTTGTGGCACGGTGGCACGGTGACAGGCGACACGGTGACAACGCTTACCTAAGGCAAAGCTCGCTGGGGCCTGCCGAGCAAAGCTTTGCCCAGCCGATGCACAGCCAACCAACCTGCAACCTGGAAACACCTCGTCCAGCAAACACCAGCCAACAACTTGGAACCGtcatccccccatccacagCAACTCGCCTTCAACCGCTGCCCGCCGACTTCAGTCAACAAACGTATCGCAACCACGCTTCCATCGCCTTCGAGCCTTTTATTTTCGAATCTTCCCTCAGTCGATACAGCTTCGTGCTTAAACAATCACAATGTCGGATCTCTGGTAAGCCGCTAGCCCGGGGGGTGTCCCCTCACacttccaaccaccacaaccacaacacacATACGCGGAGGCTGGAGCTATCCGCTCGCTACTCgtcgaccaccaccacaaacacaaccccctcttcaacaccatgCATTGGCTTTGCGCATCTGCTGCgatgccttcttcttgaatGGCTTTGCTAACATGCTTTTTGTCTACAGCCCCGTCTACGCGGTTAGTACCCTCGCTCCACCCCGTTGAAACCAACATCAGCTCTGCGGCGTCGGCGAATACAGCTCGCTTCGACTCCATACCAACATCAACATATACATACTAACATGCCGTAACAGCCCTTCTTCGGTGCCATGGGCTGCACTGCGGCCATCGTCTTCACCTGCCTGGGTGCCTCGTACGGTACCGCAAAGTCCGGTGTCGGTATCGCCGCCATGGGTGTTCTCCGTCCTGATCTCATCGTCAAGAGTATGTTGCACCTCTTCCCAAGTCAAGGGATGCTTGACTAAACCTTTCTCTAGACATTGTTCCCGTCATCATGGCTGGTATCATTGGTATCTACGGTCTCGTCGTGTCTGTCTTGATTTCCGATGCTCTCACACAAGACTCCTACGCTCTCTACACCGGTTTCGTACAGCTCGGCGCTGGTCTCTCTGTCGGTCTCGCCGGCATGGCTGCTGGTTTCGCTATCGGTATCGTTGGTGACGCAGGTGTCCGCGGTACTGCGCAACAACCGAGACTGTTCGTCGGCATGATTCTCATTCTCATTTTCGCTGAAGTCTTGGGTAAGTTTGTGTCTGTCATGCATGCGCCACAGCAAGCACTAACGACATGCAGGTCTGTACGGCTTGATTGTTGCTCTTCTCATGAACTCGAaggccaccatcaacactGTCTGCGCCTGAGCATCTCTTTTGGTTCTCGCCGCGGGCCGATGTGGACGGACAAGATGGTTTATTTCAGCAAATCCACATCTCAACGCGGACCGCACATCCACACATCGCCTCGTCTCGTCCTTGTAACGGGCTCCGAGACGGGGGTACATCCGGGGTTGTCATGACATGGCGGAGATGATGATTGGTATACATTATTTGGGGGTTGAGCGAGCGGCGCATCTCGACGATTGGAACGGTTAATGGTTTGGTGGCAACTCGGAACGTACATGTACTATTGTCTCATTATGGTTGCTTTATCACACTCGCGGGGtctggttttctttttctcatcatAGACGGATGATGGGCAAAGACTGTAGTTTAGGTTGGAATGGTGTTCTTTGCTATCTGTGTGTTTCTCTTTGGTTTATGTGTGACGTTGCAAGGTGGctggctgtgtgtgtgttgtcaTGGTAAGTGTTTTTGAGAAGATTGTGTTGGGAGTTGTTTTCTGACCCTGGCACAGTGTTTCTGGACCGCGTTTGGTTCCGTTAAAATCATTAAGAGGTATCGCTACTCTGTCCTTGTCAACACTTGTTGCAACATCACTGTTCAGGTGCTTgatgggaggttgggtgGTCAACCAGGCTTTCCCCTTACTATCATGGGCTATCTTGTCTgacttgttggtgttgtcccCACAGACATGTGACAGCCAGCAAAAGGTTTTGTTCCGAGtcactccaccaccaccaccaccaccaccaccttctccacaAAACCTGAATTTCTCTCACCACTCCACAACCCAAAATAGCCTCGCCCGGCTAGCTCAATCGGTAGAGCGTGAGACTCTTAAGGAGTACTCCGAAatctcaaggttgtgggttcgacCCCCACGTCGGGCTCAATTCCCGATCTACGATCActtttttgatgttttgaCTGTATGTCTGTACTGCAGACAGGATTGGGTGATGTAATGCAATGTGGGGGAAGGTGTGTCAACTTCTGTTTACAGCAGACAGGATCgggtgatgtgatgtggggagggaggatgtggcAACTTCTTTTTGGTTGACTATGAATAACGTACGAGGAGACCTCTGCTCATGGTTTTCCCGCTTCAGTGTGTGTATATATATGTGTAATATAGGAGACATTAAACCTCGAACTGGGCGGTATAAGTTTCTTGTACTCGTGCATTTTCACTCTCAGGGTTTTATAGGGACATGAGAAAGTTCCCTCGAGACAAGTGGTTCATAAT from Podospora pseudoanserina strain CBS 124.78 chromosome 2, whole genome shotgun sequence includes the following:
- a CDS encoding hypothetical protein (COG:I; EggNog:ENOG503NWHE); protein product: MRDLSPSEEKREGRGGLGGRRGRSIKRAGLRYLRRGIDEQGWVANGVETEQILYEADGGDKGRVYSFAQVRGSFPVFFTQSPYSLKPTPVLQHSQEANFAALRKHFGRLGERYGGLEVVNLVEKHGVEAPIGEVYERGVERLNEELVKEGKEKIGFEWFDFHSVCRGMKFENVSVLLEILGGRLEELGSSVVVDGVVERRQKGVLRTNCMDCLDRTNVCQSSFGKFMLDLQLREEGIDMEKQKDQENSWFNGLWADNGDAIGKQYAGTGAMKGDYTRTRKRNYRGALTDAGLSLTRLFNGMFNDFFLQASIDFLLGNVTSLVFEEFEANMMTKDPAVSMQNMRQQAIELCQKRVIEDEAEEFIGGWAFLTPSTPDTIRSATFEEAVLLLTDSALYLCRFDWNLDKVSSFERVDLAHVTKIRFGTYITSTISPAQVDELRNVGLVIEYKPGLTDVTRVNTRSLSSMSDHPKPTNDDFASAALSGVAGFFSGKNVAAAAAVTTPTRKIALKALYSQTSAAVSGAGKVKIGGEEEEDEDIARLTEIQQVVVIAAEIERLALLNQPREVKGEKGEGEGHLIEKGDIISVAEAKKNTGLLETLGHRVKKLVWA
- a CDS encoding hypothetical protein (COG:I; EggNog:ENOG503NWHE), with the protein product MPGLARKVLVAAAVDGLLLHPLNPVPSKDGSRPPPLPLVKIKYGSNVSVSTVGRDHAPPATSESFEAYGVVGIITVFHYSYLITVTRRQQVANLFGRHPIYVVTEVALTPLTSRQEAADSIGKTALALKNRLQKEGSTSQSTSGDEETGGLGIDELPRDDAVESATEDDAITPPENTSSSSIAKDVISRRGSYGRFAQRWFSRSGWAAENKRQMGLTPDSGTPPAQQNRASNKNVPTRFQIPDGADGSEAAIELLPKLLRTAQILFGSSRTFFFGYDVDVTRRLADGG
- the SNU13 gene encoding RNA binding protein snu13 (EggNog:ENOG503P2R7; COG:A; COG:J), yielding MDEFFRRRIFLFLRSSLSSASFTSQSPATSPSTPRASKPAVNPGDDRKQKHTLSLSISTPTMSGQNDSAAWPKAEDPALVQELLDCVQQASHYRQLKKGANEATKSINRGTSELVILAADTAPLSIVLHIPLISEEKNVPYVYVPSKIALGRACGVSRAVIAVSLTSNEASDLNSKIRALRDKVERLAM
- the CUP5 gene encoding vacuolar ATPase V0 domain subunit c (EggNog:ENOG503P1TH; COG:P) — protein: MGCTAAIVFTCLGASYGTAKSGVGIAAMGVLRPDLIVKNIVPVIMAGIIGIYGLVVSVLISDALTQDSYALYTGFVQLGAGLSVGLAGMAAGFAIGIVGDAGVRGTAQQPRLFVGMILILIFAEVLGLYGLIVALLMNSKATINTVCA